TaagtatttctcatgtttaatacatgtattttttataaaatttttaataagacacacaaaattcacgtattatacaaaaaattctcacatattattgaataaaaataatatatattaaattattacaTAGTGACcgattaatatctactttggatatgttgaaactaGGAAATTAATATCTCTAgagtataaactaatgcaacaaAGATGGTgcttttttctgaattttttatttattttattgtatagccgtgcggctatactagcTTCAAACCAAAAACACTAGATGAAGAAAGGAAGGTTGATCACTTGTTCCCATGGTGGCCGCAGCAGTCAGATCAGCCAATATAGCACCAATCCTCATACTATAGTAGTCACCTAATTGTACAATTGATTGAATGTGGAAGTGCAGTTCAGGATACAGGATTGAAAGATTAAGGCAAGAGGAAATCTGTTTTAGCCGTCAGGAACTTTTAAGTTACAAGTCTTAAACTGGATGAGAGAAGATGTTGGTGTTAGATCTATTTTACCAAATATGGAGTAAGAAAGCAACAATGCAGAAGGATTCTTTCTTGTAACTTGAAAGTTCCTGAGGGCTAAAACAGATTTCCTCTTTGCCTTGGTCTTTTCAATCTAATATGGTAATTGATGTATGTAGGTGGGTGTTCTAACTGAGCAGCTATTTTCATGATCTTTGCAATTCAGTTCAAAGCAAGGTACGGGAGGCTATTGCAAGCGAAAAACTAATTCAAGTGCGGCTTGCTGCAAAAGTGAAGTCCCAGCCTGAGTAGCATTTTCAAAATGGTCAGCCTAAGTCTTAGTTGGATGAGAGAGAGTGATTTAGGATCATCTCCACACTCTTATTTAGCGCCTATACATAAACCCATGGGTCTGCAGAGCTAAACTTATTACTAGTAGTAAGGTtgtgtgatttggttttcAATTGGAACTTGGAAATTCATTagtaattttatgtttgtttatgAAACTCAACTCTCTTGAACCCTAATTCACCCTCAAAGGTTTTGCCTTGTTAGTTTTTCCTTAACAGTTCTGGAGATCCGTTGCATTTATCTTGTTTGTGTGTTGTGGTTGTAGACAAATGCTGATATTATGAACTCAGAAAGCTTCTGTTACAAGTTCCCCTCCTTAATAATCTACATTATGTATTTGATTTTAGTCTATATTTGGCCAAAGTTTCTaatattcttctttttatagCAAGTGGAGCAGGCATTTGCGACCgcgtatagccgtgcggctgtccTATGTTGtattattttcagaaacatATGGCAattatagccgctcggctatactaaaagagccgcctggctatactatttatatatttaataaatcCTTCTAGCGCCTAGGCGCCGAGGCCCCACGTGTCAAAAGTAGTtaagccgcacggctatactatttttaaaaataaaattaggaaaaaaccGTGatacaaagagagagagagagagagtggtgaAAATTTGTGAGGCTTCTGAATGCGAAGATGAAGACGATGATGGTGCTGGTATTGGAAAGCCTGACCTAGCGAGAGTTCAAAATTATCGAATCGATGATCTAACGGAAGAGGTATATTTCCttatcttattttcatttatccACCAATTCCCCTGAACTTACAAAATGTTTTAGCTCATTAGGGTTCAGGTTGAGATAAATTTGATCTTAATTTTCCGACTCAAACTGTGAGAATTAACATCCCCTCTTAGAATATATGgttcatatgaaaaataaattttataagttCTAGGTTTCATATAAATTCAGCTGTAGATATTAATATGAAGTACATCTCATTTGTTTTCGCAAAGAGTCGAAAAGGGTGGCTTGGTCCATATGTTGGGAAATGTGGTTGTCTTGAATCAACAAAAGCCATTTTTTGGAGACAGCCTTCAATCTCAGCAGAGATTTTTCAGAAACCAGCCATCAGGAATTGGGGCTTCCGAATGCTTATCTGCCATATTTGAGAATGATTCTTTCCTTCAACAATGCTCTCAGAAATATCTCCTTTCTACTTCCTCTCTGTTTGAGGGTCCttctaaccctaaactttCAAAGGCAACAAGGCATTAATGGGACAGTTCTTGAAACACAGGAAAGATGCCTCCAAATCCACATGTTCCCACATTTCCTAATAATACGGgctgaagaaggaagaaggaagggAGTCTGCCAGCTGACTTGAAGATATAAAATCTTAGCAGGAGGGCATTGTTGATGTAGTTGTAAACACGATTCATGTATTTATAGTTAGTTGAGAGGTTTACTTATTGATGAGCTCTAAATCTGTTCAGCTCTTCAAGGCTCGCTTGgttgtatataattatgtgaTTGTAAATCTGATAATAGATATGAAAGGCCATTTTTCTTCATGCACATTGTACATCTTCTTTTTTGCAACAATTGAAGAGAGGGAACATGCTTATAAgatttccttatttacatttcacctttttcctttctcGCAGAGTAGACCAATTTGGGACGAACTTGATCAAAGATCTGTTTGAAAAACTTTCTCTTGTGGACTTGTAGAAAGCCTTCTCTTGTGGACTTAATATATGCAGAAAGCCTCCTTCCTTGTAAGTATATAtggcttctttttatttgtgtgCCTTAATCTCTGAACCAAATGGATGATCTCTCAAAGTCTAAGTTCATTTCCAAGGCTTCCTACTTGCTTTATAAGTGTGCTTAGTGTCAATTTAGCCATAGTACGTTCTCTGTACGCGTCTAAGAATTAATagttaataaattaatattccCACCTCTTGTTTTAATCTCAACAGAAAACGGAATTTAGCAGCATTCCATGCTTCTTGTTATTAAAATGCCTTTTTTGTTGTAGCATTTTAAAATACCTTCCACGTGAAAATGCATCAATTATTTCGTATTAGCACAGGTtgtatttcctttttcatgaaTGCAAACAATAAGAGTTATTTAATATTCTCCCTTGAGGTTTGGGTTCTTTAAATTTATTGATCAACATgagttatatatatgaatCTGCTTAACAAATGTGTGCAATTGTGTCGCTAGTCATCTTGTACTGAATATTGTATGGAAGGCTCATGTAGGGACACATTAAGCTTTGGAAAATTCATtcatgtataatttttttgataatGCTCATATTTTGTACAAGTAAAATTGGATTAAGTAAAGCTTCTCAATGTGATGGTAATACTCGACCAATCATTCTCATTGTATTTCTACATCTAGATGGTGATACTTATGATGGTAGTTGTAGCACAGAATTCCTTTTGGAACTTTATACCTCTTGCAACTCTTGCAACTCAGTGCCTGGTTTAAGAGAATCAACAGGGGAATGGAGATATTCCAACTTGGACCTATCAACTACTCTAGATAAAAAGGCCATCATATAAATACAGCTCTATATCGTCGGACTACATTTCATGTTTCGGTATATAgagtattttgtattttaatttgatttcagtCATATTGATTGCAGGAGCTGATGATAAGCAAGCTAGGAGAAGAAGCTGTGAAGCCAGTGCAACTGCATTGGCTGACTCGATAGACCTATTGGCAGAGAACATAATGGCCTTACTAATGGGTCATGTAGAACCATACCCTTAATTTTAGGTAGAACGTGGTTGGAGTCCAATGATATATTATCTCGCAGCAAATCAAGTCCCCTTCATATATGCAAATCCTAAAGGCAAGCATTCCCATTTTTATCTGTGACTATTGTCCTGGGCTTAGTATGGTAGCGTTCGTGTCTCCCTGCCATCCATTTGCACTTGTTCACATTTCCTAACTAGGGCTAAGGGCGTTGCCTGCCAACTCACTTGAGGAGAAGCAAACATCTCAACTGGAGGGCATTGTTGATAAAGTTGTAAACGAGATCCAATTGTAATGATACTTGTTTAAAAGGATTTGTTATTGACGAGATATAAATCTGTTGATCTTCAAGGCTCTCTtggtttatataattatgtgaTTGTAAATTTGATGATAAATCAATGAAGGCCTTTCTTCTTCATGCAGATTGTtgattctttctctttctctttttctttgttcttttttttcctgcaaCAATCACAGTGCATTTTCCCTCTCATAAGATCTCTCTGTGTACCATTTGCCAGTTATCCTTCCTTTCAGAACAGTCCAAACTTGGGACAAATTTGACGAATGAAGATCTGTTTCAACACTTATCCGGCGGACTTAACACATACATAGAAAGCCTCCCTCCTTGTAAGTATATTACATCAACTTTACTTCTTTTTGGTGTGTATTCATCCAAAGTATTTAAAGTTGTGGCGCCTACAAATTATTGTCTTAATCTGAACCAGTGGACTCTCTCCAGCTTTCGGTTCACTTCCAATCCCTATTTGCTTTCAAAGCATGAAattctttatataaaaaaaaggagacaAAATTTAAGCTTAGTGCCAATTTAGGCATGGTACGTACTGTGTGCCTCTAAGAATAGGTACCTTAGGCTTTGTACCGAAGTCTGTTTTTTATTGAATGATGAGTCACTAGGGTTTGGTGTTTCTTTGCAGCTTTTATTCTTTACGAGACAGGCTTGGCAACAGTCTTGTGTGTTTTTGGCAATAGTCTTGTTTTAGTATCAACAGAAAATGAATCTAATGATGTTCAATGGCTGTTGTAATTAAAATACCTTTTTTGTTGCAGCATTTCAATATACCTCCCGCATGGAAAACGATCAATTATGTTCATATAAGCTCGaattgttgttttattttcataaatgcATGCACGAAGgggtatttaattttgtcccTTAAGGTATTGATCAATATCACTTGAATCTGCTTCACACAGCATGTGTATTTGTGTCACTAGCCATCTTTTGTCGAGAACTATGTGGAAGTCTCGTGTAGAGATACATTAAGCTTTGGATAATTGATTGATTTATTGATCTCATGCTGGTATTTTATACAAACTAAGTTGGAGAAGTAGTCTCTTCCCAATGTGATTATTATGGTTTTTGTCAATTGTGCAATTTGTTGAGCATTATTCTCGTTATGTTTCTTGATGGTGATAGTTATGATAATAGGTTTAGCACAGAATTCCTTTTGGAACTGTATACGTTTTGGACCTCTTGCAACTCAGAGCACTTGGGTGAAGAGTATCAACAGGAgaactgttttttttccctctgaGAAAATCCTACGTAGTTTTTATGGAACTCTAAGTTGTAGAGCTCTGTTTGGTACAAGAAAATATTGCATCATGGAATTGATCATTACTAAATTACTCATCATCTGTACACTGAACTATTTGAGAATTTTAACCTTCATTTTTATTGGAtgattgtttttcattttagttGGAGGAGGCTGCATAGCAAAAGTCGAGTTTATGCATTGGGTTTGTTTTGCAAGCAATTGGTAATGTAAGTTGTCCAAAACCAAGTACGAACAAGGATGATGCAATGTGCTTATACATTTATGTAAGTGCATGGATGTTCCTTCCAGTTTATAAAGTGGAATTTTGCCAACCGAATGGTTTCTTTTGTtggtatatataatatatgcttATTGGAATGTCTTGCAGGTGTTAATATATGCTTATTGGAATGTCTTGCAGGTGTTAATATATGGTTGGTGCTCGTTAACTGGTGTTAATGTATGGCCATTAGAATGATTTGTGGGTTCATGTCTTCCCCTTCGAATGCCTCTGCAGAACTTGCTTTGAAATCTGTCATGTGATTTTATGGCCATTTCATGAATTGAGGTCAATATTTTTTATCAGGTATTGgaaactgaaaaaagaaaaaacttctATCCTTCCCGTAACCAGTCATCGATAATATCTTCCTTGCATGGATTGATGTCATTTAGAGAGCCcattggagatgctctaatgTCCTAAAACAAGATTACAAGACCAAGATTATGTTTATAACATCGTTTTTTGCAGAATTTACTTACCGCTGCCTGAAATTCGATTTCCAGATTTTACAGATTTACTTGCCAATTTGAAATGAAGCATACCCTGCACCTGGCAACCtctctttattctttttaagGTAACAACATTACTTACCAAATCTGCAGATAACATCCCATATCTGATTTCAGAACCCTAATATCAGTCCCTGATTTCAAATGAGCCAATTGTTTTACAACCCTCCTTTTGATCTATAAAACTGACCATATTGAGACTCAGAAATGTGCACAAACTTCTCCCCTCCTCTTTGGTCCTCTCATTACTGATTAAATTTTAGGGTTCCACTGAGACAGAAATAGGGAGAGCAAATGGTAAAAGTTTGTGAGCCGTGCGAAAGCCAAGATGAGGAGGATGATGGAGCCGTTACTGAGCCTGACCTAGCTAAGGTTGGAAAACATCGAATCCTTGATTTACCAGAGAGGTATACCTCAGTAAATATACCCTCTTTAGGCTTCATGATCATTGTTAGTTACCCTATTTTTTTAGCATGGTTCCAACTTATCATAATTTACTCTCATATGTATGTTTGAAGTCCTGTTTCTGTTTTATGAAACCTTAGCCTCTGAGCACAGAAGCTTTCTTAGGATTCGGAGAAGAAAAATCTAATGCTGATGCCAACTGTGGTTAATTGGACtgcctatatatctgattCCCAAAAACAGTCCCAATTGAGTCTATTTTTTGTAGCGTCCTGATGCTTTTAATATGCTAGAAGTATCTTTCTTGGGGTACATCTTGCTTGGGTCGATCTTGAATAGACCcaactatttttaatttttttattgattttctGCTTCCAAAATGTCACCTTTTATCGGTAggcttttatatatatattatttaattttaaaaagaaaattagtcttttgtatttatttcgAATATTTTGAATACAAGTTAtatcaaattggttttgtttgcAAATATAAAGGTTTAGTTCAATTAAAGCTCAGGTTGTGATGAAATAAATCTGAATTTTCTAACTCAATAACTCTGAGGGTTTGAGCTCATTATCAAACTTGAGCTCTAGATGTCATATAATTAATGTCAGCTTTAAATCCTTGAAGTACTTTTAATGCTCTGGTTGCTAGAGAACATTTTCTGTTTCAGTGTTTACACCTCTGATTTTTGTAGCTAGGTTTATATctctaatttaattttcagAATATTCTAACTTTTTAATGTGTTTATTTATCAGGTCACTGTTCCTAATATCTGGTACATAGGTGAAAAAGTGTTGACCAGTTACTGGATACCAGTTGCACGAGGTTTTAGATCCGTCCTTTTGGACTTCACTCTTCAACTTCCAGCCATCAGGAATTGGGCCTGCCTTCTGAGAATGAAGATTTCCTTGAATGTACAGTTCTCTAAAAAATCTCTCCCTTCTATTCATCTCTTATTTGAGGGTCCCTTGAACCCTAAATTTCTCATCCATAAAGATCACCTGATAAAGACTCTGAGACAGTGTATCATGTAACCAAACCAGTCCTTTCTATTCGTCTGATTACCGATTAGGTTTTAGGGTTCAATATGAAATACAGAGAGAAAATGGTGAATTTTGTGAGGCGGCTGAAGGCCAAGATGAAGAGGACAATGATGCTCATATTGAAGCGCTTGCCTTTCCATTTTCCAGAACATCGAATCAATGATTTACCAGAGCCTAGGTATGTATTTGCTTATCattcaattttcatttatctACCAACTCTCTTGAATTTATAACATTGTACTTTAAAGGATCCTTGTTTTACTcaatgtttttaattatttagcTTGCAAGTAAGAATTCGGTTGTCAAAATCTATCCCAAAATTCATGAACAATCAAATCCTGCAAAAACATGGTGGAAGCTTACAAAAGAGAAATGCCCTAGTCTTAATTTCTTACCATGCAGGTATGATTATTGATGCTCTCTCCACCTAGACTtactcccttttttttttatccgCGAGTCTCATTAGAtctcttgttcttgttctgtttcttttttctaggCTACAGACATAAGCAATCACCTTTGGGCTTGGCAACTCCCTGCCATTAAAAAGTTGAATGATACTTATCCTTCATAATCATCCAGATGAGGTGGAACATGCTACGAGTCGAAGGAtatatttgcacaaaatcaatTTCGCTTCATCTAACCATACATGCAGTAGCATTTCTGAGGGGAAGCTGCCAGCAGCAGAAGGAAGCAAGTCTGCCGGCTCACTAGAAGAGAAGGATATCGGAAGGAAGCATAATAACAGAAGAGCACTGTGGATatagttttaaatttattttcaattgtaTTTACAGTTAAAATTAAGAGGATTAGGTATTGATGAGCAATAATTATGTTGGGCTAGTTAAAGGATCACTTGATTGTATATAAGTATGTGACTGTAAATACGATAACTAATCAATGAAatgccattttcttcttcaattgtGTTTATAGAATAGCATTACCTCTTAATATCATTTTATCTAGGGTGACAGATGTGATGTGATGATCAGTATATGCAGTTCaaatatatagttttttttataaagagaaTATatagttttattctttaatctATATTTGCAGGTGTTGTTACAACTGCTTATATAAGAGACTGGCCAACTCTTTCCTTCCATTGATTCATTCCCATGTAATTCGGTTTCGTTTTGAAACTTTCATATTTTGGAACTTTCGGATGTCATATATGATTTGGGCGTgccaaagttgaaattttttggatcATAATTTCATATCCATCCAAAATATTTCCCTTTAACTTGGACCTATCAACTACTCTGTACTCAAAttatcctttttttcctttttttcccttttttcaaACAGTTATTTTgtgctgttttatttttttcccaactatAAATCACCAATAGCTAGTAGGGGCAATTGCCCCTAATGGACCATTTTCCTAGCTCTCTTGATTTCCCCATTTGTGTTTCCCGACATTGATTTTTCTGGTAATACGTTGATCTGATCGGTGCTAGTCCTCGAACTCAAGACCTATTAACCCTTAATTATATCACAAAGCCAATAAATCTAAGCAACGGAACGGGCGAGCTTccattgatttttctttctttgatggGAAGAGTAAAAACTGCTTGGTGAAAATTTCTCAAAGAATTGTGATGGGGCCAAACCCATTCTTATGTGGTTTCCTTGTTTAATTGGGCCTTAGCGTGGGCCCTaaagtaaggaaaaaaaaatattaaaaaaaagaaaaaaagcctGAAGGTACCCTCGACGGCTTCTTCGTTAAAAAATGTACAAGAATTCTCAGTAGCCAAAGTCTTAAACCCCTAAAACAAAAACCCTCCAAAACACCAAAAGGAGGCTGCTCAACTCTCTGAATCTCTAACTCAAAGCAGTTGCACAGAGAGATGATTGGGGGCGGCAAGAGCTACGTGTCAGCACCTCCGGCCTTCTCCACCGACGCCAAGCGCCTCCTCGTCTGCACAGGCACCGTCGTCTCCATCTTTAGCACCTCCACCGGTTTACAGGTTTCCAGTTCtaccctcctcttcctcctcaatTTACGCTCCCATACCCGCCCTGTTCTGATAATATTTGGTTTTATGTGTTTAATTTAGATAGCGTCCTTGGAGGCTCACGATGCCTTGGTCACCTCCGTCATAGTAGTTCCCGGAAACAAAGCTCTAAGCTTTTGCTGGACTGCCTCCCTCGACGGCACCCTTCGCTATTGGGACTTTGCAGTCGCTGAGTTGATGAAGACCATTGATATTAAAATGCCTATTTTCTCTatggtatttatttatggttgcttttttttattttttttattgttattattttattttctgtttgggAACCGAGTGAATGTTCATGGGTAGCgttgtttggttttgattttaagGTTATTCCGTCCTTTTTGGGCCAACCAGAGAAAGGAATGCAAGAAAGTGCGTTGCCGGTTCATGTTTTCGCTTACTTGTCTGTTGAGAATACCCAAGTGCAAGCAAATGCACCGAAGGCTTTGCGTGGGCAAATTCGGAAGTGTGATTTGACTGAATCTCGTTTGGGTGGCGGTGTTTTCGCAGAGGTGCAAgaatcaaatacaaattatttgcttctaggttttttttattgcgtatatgaaggaaacaaaaaggaaGTGCTATGATATTATTCATTACAAAGCTCTATGACTTTATTTGTTTAGTCCTTTTTCGTATTGGTTGATAGCTATCTGTTATCATGTATTGTTATATATTGTCTGCTGATGTATTTATACCCTATTTGATATTGATATTATTACTCAATTTGGTAGACTCGAGAACCAGAGGTTATAACTGTCAGTCCCTCGGGAAAATTCTTTGGCATCCGGAACAAGCGGAAGATTCATATATGGAGAGTCCCTGCTATAGATTCTAAACTCTTAGTCTCAAAGAAGATTACATTGCATCATACAAGAAACTTGACGGTTCTTGCATTTCATCCGACCAAGACAATTGTTGCCGCAGGTGATGTAAGTGGGAGAATTCTAACCTGGAGAGGGTTTGGTAATCGTACGTTTTCTGATGGTGGCAAACTAGAAAATGGAACATCAATGAATAATGAGGAAGAAAGACCTGGAGTTAGGGGAGATGATGATGCTGATTCTTGCACCACATGGCATTGGCATCCTGCTGGAATAAGtgtcctttctttctcttctgacGGAGCCTATTTATATTCAGGTATGTGGATTTTGAGCAATTGCAGGTGAAAATGGACCTGGAATATGTCTTTCCCTTTCCTCATCATATCTCTCCCTCCCCGCCCCTCATTTCTTTGTCTGAATTTCTTAATTTGTAAGTGTCCTATATTTGACACTTCTGTGGTATCCAGGCGGAGTGGAAGGTGTTCTTGTGGTCTGGCAGCTAGACAcagggaaaaagaaattcttgCCCAGAATTGGATCTCCGCTTCTATATTTGACTGATTCTTCAGAtccttcactttcttctgTAAGAAGATTTTCAATTAACATATTCGTGCATTCTCTGTGGTGAGGAACTAATGAATTCTACTGGTTTCACTGATATATGGTTTTTAGATATCTTGTGCAGATAATCAAATTCATATACTAAAAATGCCCTTAATGGAAATCGTGAAGTCTATTTCAGGGATCAAGGTTTGTTTCAATTGGAAATTCTGGTTTGTGTCTCTCAAGGCCATACTTTT
The window above is part of the Prunus dulcis chromosome 1, ALMONDv2, whole genome shotgun sequence genome. Proteins encoded here:
- the LOC117627488 gene encoding uncharacterized protein LOC117627488 isoform X2, whose product is MKYREKMVNFVRRLKAKMKRTMMLILKRLPFHFPEHRINDLPEPSLQVRIRLSKSIPKFMNNQILQKHGGSLQKRNALVLISYHAGYRHKQSPLGLATPCH
- the LOC117627488 gene encoding uncharacterized protein LOC117627488 isoform X1 yields the protein MKYREKMVNFVRRLKAKMKRTMMLILKRLPFHFPEHRINDLPEPSLQVRIRLSKSIPKFMNNQILQKHGGSLQKRNALVLISYHADISNHLWAWQLPAIKKLNDTYPS
- the LOC117627502 gene encoding uncharacterized protein LOC117627502 isoform X3 produces the protein MIGGGKSYVSAPPAFSTDAKRLLVCTGTVVSIFSTSTGLQIASLEAHDALVTSVIVVPGNKALSFCWTASLDGTLRYWDFAVAELMKTIDIKMPIFSMVIPSFLGQPEKGMQESALPVHVFAYLSVENTQVQANAPKALRGQIRKCDLTESRLGGGVFAETREPEVITVSPSGKFFGIRNKRKIHIWRVPAIDSKLLVSKKITLHHTRNLTVLAFHPTKTIVAAGDVSGRILTWRGFGNRTFSDGGKLENGTSMNNEEERPGVRGDDDADSCTTWHWHPAGISVLSFSSDGAYLYSGGVEGVLVVWQLDTGKKKFLPRIGSPLLYLTDSSDPSLSSVRRFSINIFVHSLCFLIQFQRYMKEYATGLPLITLLGWLPCVQRIIASNSTAYLMTVKFLRKKPMTAAAFSADGSVLAVAAETLITLWDPDNNALVAVIGEAQMPIVTLSFAGKSEYLVSVSQGSKPQLSVWSMSKLSESWSYKLHIEDVTCAPDSSSFAVLALLPKSSACMGSNEPSLIGKDGVILLFNATDPVPLAMWSVRKAKGGGLAFLNGNQHSFQYNILDGKPPQTLLVYMNGDHEYVMFDPYGNETNELSLTKRESHVALDETGQFGYASIYGELPRFDLKRDQAFLAPSAPSQRPWETLFSGSSHNLPPLTKLCSEFMESLLEKRTATVE